The Rhodopseudomonas palustris genome window below encodes:
- the cas13a gene encoding type VI-A CRISPR-associated RNA-guided ribonuclease Cas13a, which translates to MKIIRSKGQSFTAFSGKDFGRGLRVSRAGPLHFAGAEIRPEGMQEFVAGDPDLLIRQVVSALDKVIRKPRRQNLRNFTIDAYVDRTMLSLELWKRIEKKVGPLGSGSKEDEEALAELKARWHWKIHPYAEHAYSPANPRADRNADIIIKYGDKLLTSDSFRGRWHQALWRTNPAGGADYEATAEAIWSHLFECELKISGGPRSTADPREGLIQRRGRNIVSSTNDPRERDEETDTLDLDAAVPLYFEADVAARIFTAATASVQLNAEFSRTDIGQLLYDHFGHVLSKTHPGSKEREIVWQLHNTVRGFYQDIGRSERFTRAIREADQKKVGELLPHHKAHLLDIIRAKSQNADFSALIRLGKLIAHASDIPPDAPDLATAFTERLEYLATSDGQSEIKRNEAFTRVWRTSVALSLRTLQVLAPIDRKKPRPTDFDEDPAGKHYARAAVDDFEASRYRNLTGLIFGDKVIQAEYPKARRDVLFSQSGNPKKDSTANREILWALLRIAGEIRNRTNHFNTKDRLLAVLEGAPVRELRDHNQGVHNRRAEEVHPDAIAAFGSLLAFDIALRRRVALDDLERLKVREFVAPSKIDDLYAEFAQTPVSAEISAPKFMSVLRHASDLCRSDDVGAPAWLSPFGALDLSGLSKITEGANHFKVGVLRQLYGSGFAAWLGSIAGDTEMLRASVQEVIAFKRQRFEAFYAKEAGHQRHYAIAESLLNVELRGAEGLSELLRRLQTEAMADHAIRRTYQARPGGQRERMRIVEQFRLELFIRLFGRYIETSGLTWLWEIGEALPPDERDTADKLEEFPCPPWPDEIKPWHGQFYVWLYLVPVDDVALLRHQFRRTLALQSRTSSEVPRTLAELDRLMGLYLSVNAAGFSGREHIEGLDVGKVFYEKPEQFEAVYSEANETHHLSLPGTRRGLRQILRMDHHEALKGIFEKHKVTSQEVDGFAALKTEDIHRLLESKNELAKQIVAMSKEKMPDVRKLKPASEAYRETVASLALYNFRIAGARLAEHARLHQLMMRILGRLADFSLIWERDRQYVFLGLLFQTIGADHFALKVAAGDAIVLNLPPRMKEKLATAFEQHVQSGRKGNRRGAINEDQVREGILTLWSPQQGYTLEGDGIELCLLDDSQQQLFIRYFGRSDAQNIRDVEARNRRVADGINLPPQRRGAPGFHLGKRQIRNDLAHYNAISGGRRPNLTYLVNAVRSLMGHDRKMKNAVSKAVADIVREEGLEISWDLVGDRLKRPVVVPALESHLTMVKPREDFDPRFCMPQASVRFTSMVKALFDFDPGGYRAPLQRDGETKNRGELRYPEALFQLLVREQIEIPRSILEQEYPILPQK; encoded by the coding sequence ATGAAGATCATTCGTTCGAAGGGCCAGAGTTTCACAGCATTCTCCGGGAAGGACTTCGGCAGGGGGCTTCGCGTCTCGCGCGCGGGGCCATTGCACTTTGCCGGGGCCGAAATTCGTCCGGAAGGGATGCAGGAATTCGTCGCCGGCGACCCCGACCTCTTGATACGGCAAGTCGTATCGGCACTCGACAAGGTGATCCGGAAGCCGAGGAGGCAGAATCTGAGAAATTTCACGATCGATGCCTATGTCGATCGGACGATGTTGTCTCTGGAGCTGTGGAAGCGGATCGAGAAGAAGGTCGGTCCCCTAGGTTCGGGATCAAAGGAAGACGAGGAGGCGTTGGCCGAGTTGAAGGCCCGCTGGCACTGGAAGATCCATCCATACGCCGAACACGCGTACAGCCCGGCCAATCCCAGGGCAGACAGGAACGCCGATATCATCATCAAGTATGGAGACAAGCTGCTGACCAGCGATTCGTTTCGTGGACGGTGGCATCAGGCTCTTTGGCGAACCAATCCCGCCGGCGGGGCAGACTACGAGGCAACCGCCGAGGCAATCTGGTCACACCTCTTCGAATGCGAGCTGAAGATTTCCGGTGGGCCGCGGAGTACGGCTGATCCGCGCGAGGGGCTAATCCAACGCCGCGGACGGAATATCGTGTCCAGCACCAACGATCCGCGCGAGAGGGACGAGGAGACCGACACGCTCGACTTAGATGCAGCCGTTCCGCTCTATTTCGAGGCAGACGTTGCAGCTCGTATCTTCACTGCCGCAACGGCCTCTGTTCAACTTAACGCGGAATTTTCGCGGACCGATATCGGCCAACTCCTGTACGACCATTTTGGGCACGTGCTCTCCAAGACTCACCCGGGCAGCAAGGAGAGAGAGATTGTTTGGCAGCTGCATAACACGGTGCGCGGCTTCTACCAGGATATTGGCAGATCGGAGCGATTCACGCGAGCGATCCGCGAGGCCGATCAGAAGAAGGTGGGCGAGCTGCTGCCGCATCACAAGGCTCACCTTCTCGACATAATCCGCGCCAAATCGCAGAACGCCGATTTCAGCGCCTTGATTCGCCTCGGCAAGCTCATCGCTCACGCGAGCGACATCCCGCCCGACGCACCCGACTTGGCAACTGCGTTCACCGAACGCCTCGAATATCTGGCGACGAGTGATGGACAGAGCGAGATCAAGCGAAACGAGGCGTTCACGCGAGTTTGGCGAACATCCGTGGCGCTGTCACTTCGCACGCTCCAGGTTCTCGCACCCATCGACAGGAAGAAGCCACGTCCCACCGACTTCGATGAAGACCCTGCCGGCAAGCATTACGCTCGGGCAGCCGTCGATGATTTTGAAGCGAGCCGCTACCGCAATCTGACAGGCCTCATTTTCGGTGACAAGGTGATCCAAGCCGAATATCCGAAGGCTCGCAGAGATGTCCTTTTCTCTCAATCAGGCAACCCGAAGAAAGACAGCACCGCAAACCGCGAAATTCTTTGGGCGCTCCTACGCATCGCGGGGGAAATTCGGAATCGGACCAACCATTTCAACACCAAGGATCGCCTGCTCGCCGTGCTTGAAGGGGCGCCGGTAAGGGAGCTTCGGGATCACAACCAAGGCGTCCACAACAGAAGGGCCGAAGAAGTCCATCCCGACGCTATTGCCGCCTTCGGCAGTCTATTGGCGTTTGATATTGCTCTCCGCCGCCGAGTCGCTCTCGATGATCTCGAGCGGTTGAAGGTCAGAGAGTTTGTCGCTCCGAGCAAGATCGACGATCTCTACGCCGAGTTCGCCCAGACACCCGTCTCGGCCGAAATTTCGGCACCCAAGTTCATGTCGGTCTTGAGGCACGCCTCCGATCTGTGTCGTTCGGATGATGTCGGGGCTCCGGCGTGGCTAAGCCCGTTTGGCGCGCTCGATCTGAGCGGGTTGTCCAAAATCACGGAGGGTGCCAATCACTTCAAGGTCGGAGTGCTTCGGCAGCTCTATGGATCCGGGTTCGCAGCATGGCTAGGCAGCATTGCCGGCGACACCGAAATGCTGCGTGCATCCGTGCAGGAGGTGATCGCCTTCAAGCGACAGCGCTTCGAGGCCTTCTATGCCAAGGAGGCTGGCCATCAACGACACTACGCGATTGCGGAAAGTTTACTTAACGTCGAGCTACGAGGGGCTGAGGGTCTTTCCGAACTGTTGCGGCGACTGCAGACCGAGGCGATGGCCGATCATGCCATTCGTCGTACCTACCAGGCTAGGCCGGGAGGACAGCGCGAGCGGATGCGGATTGTCGAGCAGTTTCGTCTCGAACTGTTCATCCGACTATTCGGCCGCTATATCGAGACCTCGGGCCTAACCTGGCTCTGGGAAATCGGGGAGGCCCTCCCCCCTGACGAGCGCGACACTGCCGACAAGCTGGAAGAATTTCCCTGCCCCCCATGGCCGGACGAGATCAAACCGTGGCATGGGCAGTTTTATGTTTGGCTCTATCTGGTGCCGGTCGACGATGTGGCCCTGCTCCGCCACCAATTCAGGCGCACGCTGGCGCTTCAGAGCAGGACGAGCAGCGAGGTGCCGCGGACGCTTGCCGAACTAGACCGCTTGATGGGCCTGTACCTGTCCGTCAACGCAGCTGGGTTCAGTGGCCGCGAGCATATTGAAGGACTTGATGTCGGCAAGGTGTTCTACGAAAAGCCGGAACAGTTCGAGGCGGTCTACTCTGAAGCGAACGAGACACACCATCTGTCATTGCCCGGCACGCGTCGGGGATTGCGACAGATCCTGCGCATGGATCACCACGAGGCGCTGAAGGGCATCTTCGAAAAGCACAAGGTCACGTCCCAGGAAGTCGACGGCTTTGCAGCGTTGAAGACCGAGGATATTCACCGGCTGCTGGAGTCGAAGAACGAACTCGCCAAGCAGATCGTGGCGATGTCAAAGGAGAAGATGCCTGATGTCAGGAAATTGAAACCTGCCTCCGAAGCATACCGGGAGACAGTGGCAAGCCTTGCGCTGTACAATTTCCGGATTGCCGGCGCTCGGCTTGCCGAACATGCACGTCTTCATCAACTGATGATGCGGATCCTCGGACGGCTCGCGGATTTCAGCCTGATATGGGAGCGCGACCGCCAATACGTGTTTCTCGGTCTGCTGTTTCAGACCATCGGCGCGGATCATTTCGCCCTTAAGGTCGCAGCCGGTGATGCGATCGTTCTGAACTTACCGCCGCGGATGAAGGAGAAACTTGCGACCGCGTTCGAACAGCACGTGCAGTCCGGCCGAAAGGGTAACCGACGCGGCGCCATCAACGAAGACCAAGTCCGTGAAGGCATCCTGACGCTCTGGAGTCCCCAACAGGGCTACACGTTGGAGGGCGATGGGATCGAGCTTTGTCTGCTCGACGACTCGCAGCAGCAGCTCTTTATACGATACTTCGGCAGATCGGATGCCCAGAACATTCGCGATGTCGAAGCGCGGAATCGCCGAGTTGCAGACGGCATCAATCTTCCGCCGCAGAGACGGGGCGCGCCGGGCTTCCACCTCGGCAAGCGCCAGATCCGAAATGACCTTGCTCACTACAACGCCATCAGCGGAGGCCGGCGTCCGAACCTGACCTATCTGGTCAATGCTGTCCGTTCGCTGATGGGGCACGATCGGAAAATGAAGAATGCGGTGAGCAAAGCTGTGGCCGACATCGTCCGGGAGGAAGGGCTGGAGATCAGTTGGGACCTCGTCGGGGATCGGTTGAAGAGACCGGTCGTGGTGCCGGCTCTCGAAAGCCACCTGACAATGGTGAAACCGCGGGAGGACTTCGATCCTCGCTTCTGCATGCCGCAAGCTTCCGTGCGCTTCACCTCAATGGTGAAGGCCCTATTCGACTTCGATCCTGGCGGCTACCGCGCGCCCCTTCAACGCGACGGAGAAACGAAGAACCGAGGCGAGCTTCGGTATCCAGAGGCGCTTTTCCAGCTTCTGGTGCGCGAGCAGATCGAGATTCCTCGATCTATCCTGGAACAAGAATACCCAATTCTGCCTCAGAAATAA
- the cas1 gene encoding CRISPR-associated endonuclease Cas1: MRDKTANLWESVTSQERLQEAWYKVQANDGSPGGDGVTLQDFKTDLFANIMQLRAELLGGTYRSGPFRKVSIPKKKPGYRILTIPCVRDRVVHTSIGNVLTPIFEPHFENGSFAYRADRGVIHAVRQIENWRQRGYSTVIEADIVSYFDNIDQAILQDKIKAIISHFPGAAAILGLIAGMLKEQGNALGTPGQGIVQGSPLSPLLANIYLDALDEEMDGDGVKIVRYADDFVILCKSEKKAEKALARCVEVIAAHNLRLHEEATRIVNFDKGFDFVGYLFLKSLALKQKDEPLAPRGKPAKSEVTDEGIIQLEDKGSRFDPGRRVLYVLDPTHRLTVRNRSFSVSREDGSELISIPNQRIGRIEVGPIPEFDRRVVDLAIDCAIDLSIIDGYGQTKGVVIANEGKRATLQLAQAKALLDQDFRTAICRRLVTARIRNQRTQLMRLNRGQEIDAVSEALVEMGRALRKVDLQASAEALRGIEGSTTATYWPALGFLLQGDKQAVFRRSRPARDPVNAAINYMTAILERDMRAAIQCAGLHSGFAFLHGSRDRHDGLVYDLMEPSGLP, translated from the coding sequence ATGCGCGACAAAACTGCAAATCTCTGGGAGAGCGTGACCTCGCAGGAAAGGCTTCAGGAAGCCTGGTACAAGGTTCAAGCCAATGATGGCAGCCCGGGCGGCGACGGCGTAACGCTGCAGGATTTCAAGACCGACCTCTTTGCCAACATCATGCAGTTGCGCGCCGAACTGCTCGGGGGGACCTACCGCAGCGGCCCTTTTCGGAAGGTGAGCATCCCGAAGAAGAAGCCGGGATATCGAATCCTGACGATCCCGTGCGTGCGCGATCGGGTCGTTCACACCAGCATCGGCAACGTGCTGACGCCTATTTTCGAGCCTCATTTCGAGAACGGTTCGTTCGCCTATCGAGCCGATCGCGGCGTGATCCACGCCGTGAGGCAGATTGAGAACTGGCGACAGCGCGGCTACTCGACCGTGATCGAAGCCGACATCGTCAGCTATTTCGACAACATCGACCAGGCAATCCTGCAGGACAAGATCAAGGCTATCATCAGTCATTTCCCCGGCGCGGCGGCAATACTCGGGCTGATCGCCGGCATGCTAAAGGAACAGGGCAATGCCCTGGGGACGCCGGGTCAGGGCATTGTCCAGGGATCTCCATTGTCACCCCTGCTCGCCAACATTTATCTCGACGCGCTGGACGAGGAGATGGATGGGGACGGTGTGAAGATCGTTCGATACGCTGACGACTTCGTCATACTCTGCAAGTCGGAAAAGAAGGCGGAGAAGGCGTTGGCGCGCTGCGTCGAGGTCATCGCGGCTCACAACCTGCGCCTCCACGAAGAGGCGACCCGCATCGTCAATTTTGACAAGGGATTTGACTTTGTCGGCTACCTCTTCCTGAAATCGCTCGCGCTCAAACAGAAGGACGAGCCCCTGGCGCCCCGTGGCAAGCCAGCGAAGTCCGAAGTGACCGACGAAGGCATCATCCAGTTGGAAGACAAGGGATCGCGCTTCGATCCCGGACGTCGGGTACTCTACGTGCTCGATCCAACCCATCGGCTGACGGTCCGCAATCGCAGTTTCTCGGTATCGCGAGAGGATGGTTCGGAGTTGATCTCGATCCCGAACCAGCGAATTGGCAGAATCGAAGTGGGTCCCATCCCAGAATTCGATCGACGTGTTGTGGATCTCGCAATCGACTGCGCCATCGACCTTTCGATTATCGACGGTTACGGCCAGACCAAGGGCGTCGTAATCGCCAACGAAGGCAAGCGAGCTACACTGCAATTAGCGCAGGCGAAAGCGCTGCTCGACCAGGACTTCCGCACCGCAATTTGCCGGCGGCTGGTCACGGCCCGCATTCGCAACCAGCGGACACAGTTGATGCGTCTGAATCGGGGGCAGGAGATTGACGCCGTGAGCGAAGCGCTCGTTGAAATGGGCCGCGCGCTGCGCAAGGTCGATTTGCAGGCCAGCGCCGAAGCGCTACGGGGGATTGAAGGGTCGACGACGGCGACGTATTGGCCAGCACTCGGCTTTCTGCTGCAGGGCGACAAACAGGCAGTTTTCCGTCGTAGCCGCCCGGCGCGGGACCCGGTGAACGCCGCCATCAACTACATGACGGCGATCCTGGAACGGGATATGCGCGCGGCCATCCAGTGCGCTGGACTGCACTCCGGCTTCGCCTTCCTGCACGGCAGCCGCGACCGTCACGACGGTCTGGTTTACGATTTGATGGAGCCCTCCGGGCTCCCCTGA
- the cas2 gene encoding CRISPR-associated endonuclease Cas2, which translates to MSRDTMLRVICYDVSSDVRRRKIARILEDRASRVQFSVFETRMTGAALARLVRDVEAHLGKDDSLRVYSISTTSERHCDTRGGLPIEPQGAYWLM; encoded by the coding sequence ATGTCCCGCGACACCATGCTCCGCGTGATTTGCTATGATGTTTCATCCGACGTTCGCCGTCGCAAGATTGCGCGGATCCTCGAAGATCGAGCGTCACGCGTGCAGTTTTCCGTTTTCGAAACACGTATGACCGGGGCTGCTCTGGCTCGGCTTGTGCGGGATGTTGAAGCCCATCTCGGAAAGGACGACAGCCTGCGAGTCTATTCCATCAGCACGACCAGCGAACGCCACTGCGATACCCGTGGCGGGTTACCGATCGAGCCACAGGGAGCGTATTGGCTGATGTGA
- a CDS encoding ribonuclease D produces MTIRLHRGDLPDLARYTTSVAIDTETMGLHPHRDRLCVVQLSNGDGSADVVQIPQGHTDAPHLKKLLGDPAIVKIFHFARFDLAALYNALGVMPQPVYCTKIASRLTRTYTDRHGLKDLVRELLNVDLSKQQQSSDWGADTLSDAQLAYAASDVLHLHALRDRLDVMLARENRTELAQACFGFLPHRARLDLGGWSEEDIFAHS; encoded by the coding sequence ATGACGATCCGTCTGCATCGCGGCGATCTGCCGGATCTCGCGCGCTATACGACTTCGGTGGCGATCGACACCGAGACGATGGGGCTGCATCCGCATCGCGACCGATTGTGCGTGGTGCAATTGTCGAACGGCGACGGCAGCGCCGACGTCGTGCAGATCCCGCAGGGGCACACCGACGCGCCGCATCTGAAGAAGCTGCTCGGCGACCCGGCGATCGTGAAGATCTTCCATTTCGCGAGGTTCGACCTCGCCGCGCTCTACAACGCGCTCGGAGTGATGCCGCAGCCGGTCTACTGCACCAAGATCGCCTCGCGGCTGACCCGCACCTATACCGACCGCCATGGCCTGAAGGATCTGGTGCGCGAGCTGCTCAATGTCGATCTCTCCAAGCAGCAGCAATCCAGCGACTGGGGCGCGGACACGCTGAGCGACGCCCAGCTCGCTTACGCCGCCTCCGACGTGCTGCATCTGCACGCGCTGCGCGACAGACTCGACGTCATGCTGGCGCGGGAGAACCGCACCGAGTTGGCCCAGGCCTGCTTCGGATTCCTCCCGCACCGCGCCCGGCTCGACCTCGGCGGCTGGAGCGAAGAGGATATCTTCGCGCATTCTTGA
- the lptC gene encoding LPS export ABC transporter periplasmic protein LptC — protein sequence MEVRFAAAARHSRLVRTLRIAVPLVVALSMAAIIAISLFNPFRLLAKLPLEVGDLVVSGTKITMESPHLAGFTNDGRPYEMWARSATQDLTSQDHVDLHTLRAKVTSDDQSTVLIEARDGKFNTKAQLLNLQKDVYLRTSTGSEAWMTQADIDMGKGTVASDEPVDVKWLGGTLRGQRLRITEKGDMIRFEGGVVMNLDNARLPGSTEETDTPAQPSPKAEPAARPKSSQAGPRQREVNRP from the coding sequence ATGGAGGTGCGCTTCGCGGCTGCGGCGCGCCACAGCCGGCTGGTGCGAACGCTGCGGATCGCGGTGCCGCTGGTGGTGGCGCTGTCGATGGCCGCTATCATCGCGATCTCGCTCTTCAATCCGTTTCGCCTGCTGGCGAAACTGCCGCTCGAGGTCGGCGATCTGGTGGTGTCGGGGACCAAGATCACGATGGAATCGCCGCATCTTGCCGGCTTCACCAATGACGGCCGGCCCTATGAGATGTGGGCGCGATCGGCGACGCAGGATCTCACCAGTCAGGATCATGTCGACCTGCACACGCTGCGGGCCAAGGTGACGAGCGACGATCAATCGACCGTGCTGATCGAGGCCCGCGACGGCAAGTTCAACACCAAGGCTCAGCTCCTGAACCTGCAGAAGGACGTCTATTTGCGCACCTCGACCGGCAGCGAAGCCTGGATGACCCAGGCCGACATCGACATGGGCAAGGGCACGGTGGCGTCCGACGAGCCGGTCGACGTCAAATGGCTCGGCGGAACGTTGCGCGGCCAGCGGCTGCGGATTACCGAGAAAGGCGACATGATCCGATTCGAGGGCGGAGTGGTGATGAACCTGGACAACGCCAGGCTGCCCGGGTCCACGGAAGAGACCGATACGCCGGCGCAGCCGAGCCCGAAGGCCGAGCCGGCAGCGAGGCCGAAATCGTCGCAGGCCGGACCACGCCAACGTGAAGTGAACCGCCCATGA